In one Candidatus Nitronereus thalassa genomic region, the following are encoded:
- a CDS encoding response regulator, whose product MKSKILLVEDDEKIIKALTIRLKSQGYDVVVAFDAVMATAQAMQHHPDIILLDISMPGGTGFTVAERLKDSSLTTDIPVIFLTASKEPGLRERAKELGALGYLEKPFEAQDLLTLIQKGLAGQAARS is encoded by the coding sequence GTGAAGTCCAAAATACTGCTTGTTGAAGACGATGAAAAAATTATTAAAGCCTTAACCATTAGGCTCAAAAGCCAGGGGTACGATGTGGTCGTAGCCTTTGATGCCGTCATGGCCACGGCCCAGGCGATGCAACATCATCCGGACATTATTTTGTTGGATATTTCCATGCCTGGGGGAACGGGATTTACCGTAGCCGAACGGCTAAAAGACTCCTCACTCACCACTGACATTCCCGTCATCTTCTTAACGGCCAGTAAAGAACCCGGCCTCCGAGAACGTGCCAAGGAACTTGGGGCTTTGGGCTATCTAGAGAAACCCTTTGAGGCACAAGACCTTCTCACCCTCATCCAAAAGGGCCTCGCAGGCCAAGCCGCCCGGTCATAA